A window of uncultured Litoreibacter sp. contains these coding sequences:
- a CDS encoding SH3 domain-containing protein produces MTQVGYTAIGCGWAKRARTLTLSAAVLIAAPFASLAESVPVLAQVTGVAANDTLNVRAGPSGSDAIIGELKPSEKVELVEISPDGGWARLLWKEGNGWVSRRFVSDIQRKRLASGLPADLSCIGNEPFWSLNINANSSVGFEIAGGDRQSYPLAWSTSSQNNGDGGYAFGTGDMDGVLRREICSDGMSDRDYGWSVDVILRGQAPQLLSGCCITNVSQ; encoded by the coding sequence ATGACACAGGTTGGGTACACAGCAATTGGTTGCGGATGGGCTAAGCGCGCCCGCACCTTAACCCTCAGCGCGGCGGTTCTGATCGCCGCGCCATTTGCCAGCCTCGCGGAATCGGTTCCGGTTCTGGCGCAAGTCACCGGCGTGGCCGCCAATGACACGCTGAACGTGCGCGCCGGTCCAAGCGGCAGCGACGCGATCATTGGTGAACTCAAGCCGTCCGAAAAGGTCGAGCTGGTCGAGATCAGCCCGGACGGCGGTTGGGCGCGTCTTCTTTGGAAAGAGGGCAACGGCTGGGTGTCGCGCCGCTTCGTCAGCGACATTCAACGCAAGCGGCTGGCCAGCGGGCTGCCTGCGGACCTCAGCTGCATCGGCAACGAACCCTTCTGGTCGCTCAACATCAACGCCAACAGCTCCGTCGGGTTTGAAATCGCGGGTGGGGACCGGCAATCCTATCCGCTGGCGTGGTCCACGTCGTCACAGAACAATGGCGACGGCGGCTATGCGTTCGGCACAGGCGACATGGACGGTGTCTTGCGGCGGGAGATCTGCTCAGACGGGATGTCGGACCGCGACTACGGGTGGTCGGTTGATGTGATCCTACGCGGCCAAGCCCCGCAGCTGCTCAGCGGGTGCTGCATCACCAACGTCTCTCAGTAG
- a CDS encoding bifunctional 2-C-methyl-D-erythritol 4-phosphate cytidylyltransferase/2-C-methyl-D-erythritol 2,4-cyclodiphosphate synthase — protein sequence MSNAPHSVTAVIVAAGRGVRAGGDLPKQWQHVAGKPVIAWTLERFLSHPQVTGIVLVTHPDDAARVSALNLPGTVITTDGGETRAASVQNGLRAAQDGIVLIHDVARPCVSDQIITDVIAATQDTGAAAPALQVTDALWQGDTHVTGTQDRAGLLRAQTPQGFVLAKILKAHQQFQGVAADDVEVACAAGLDVKIVSGDESNLKITTPNDFARAAKRLETSIMDVRTGNGFDVHRFGEGAHVMLCGVSIPHDRGLQGHSDADVGLHTITDAIYGALAEGDIGQHFPPSDPQWKGAESHIFLTHAVELAATRGFAITHVDCTLICEFPKIGPHTSTMRAKLQELLNIDVDRISVKATTSERLGFTGRGEGIACMATATLVKS from the coding sequence ATGTCCAACGCTCCGCACTCCGTAACCGCCGTCATCGTCGCCGCAGGGCGCGGCGTGCGCGCCGGCGGCGACCTGCCCAAGCAATGGCAGCATGTGGCAGGCAAGCCAGTGATCGCCTGGACGTTGGAGCGTTTTTTGAGCCACCCGCAGGTCACCGGGATCGTTCTGGTCACGCATCCCGACGATGCCGCGCGGGTCAGCGCCTTGAACCTGCCCGGCACCGTCATCACCACTGACGGAGGCGAGACCCGCGCCGCCTCGGTCCAAAACGGGCTGCGCGCGGCGCAAGACGGCATTGTGCTGATCCATGACGTGGCGCGGCCCTGCGTCTCGGACCAGATCATCACAGACGTGATTGCCGCGACGCAAGACACTGGCGCCGCGGCCCCGGCGCTGCAAGTCACCGATGCGCTGTGGCAAGGCGACACACATGTCACCGGCACCCAAGACCGCGCAGGCCTCTTGCGCGCGCAAACCCCTCAGGGCTTCGTTTTGGCAAAAATACTCAAAGCCCATCAGCAGTTTCAAGGCGTCGCCGCCGATGATGTGGAGGTGGCCTGCGCCGCCGGGCTCGACGTCAAAATCGTTTCCGGCGACGAAAGCAACCTCAAGATCACAACCCCAAACGATTTTGCCCGCGCGGCGAAGCGACTGGAGACCAGCATAATGGATGTAAGAACCGGCAATGGCTTCGACGTGCACCGTTTTGGAGAGGGCGCACATGTCATGTTGTGCGGTGTGTCCATCCCGCATGATCGCGGCCTGCAAGGCCATTCGGACGCGGATGTGGGCCTGCACACGATAACGGACGCGATTTACGGCGCTCTTGCCGAGGGCGACATCGGCCAGCACTTCCCGCCGTCGGACCCGCAATGGAAAGGCGCGGAAAGCCATATCTTCTTGACCCACGCGGTCGAGCTGGCAGCCACCAGGGGCTTCGCAATCACCCATGTCGATTGCACCCTGATCTGCGAGTTCCCCAAGATCGGGCCGCATACATCAACGATGCGCGCCAAGCTGCAGGAATTGCTCAATATTGACGTAGATCGTATCTCGGTCAAAGCCACCACATCCGAACGGCTGGGCTTCACCGGTCGCGGCGAAGGCATTGCCTGCATGGCCACGGCCACATTGGTGAAATCATGA
- a CDS encoding ammonium transporter yields MVGADTAWIIVATALVLFMTLPGLALFYGGLVRARNVLSVFMHCYAIACLMSVLWLVVGYSIAFGGGTSGYWGGLDKMFLAGIDADTLSGTLPEVLFFAFQMTFAIITPALIVGAYVERVGFGFVLVFSSLWMLLCYAPVVHWIWGGGMMADGGIFGETGVRDFAGGIVVHETAGLAALVLAFFLGGRKDKSKPPHNPGMVMIGAAMLWVGWFGFNGGSQLAADGGAAMALTVTHISAATASLTWALWEKIKFGKASLVGLVTGTIAGLASITPASGFVGPVEALVIGAVAGVLCQEAVNVVRNMLKIDDTLDVFAVHGIGGIFGTIMIAVFGAGAWAAQLGGLAVVGIYTIVVTVVLVKLVGLVTPLRVDAEAETNGLDLSQHGERAYDITS; encoded by the coding sequence ATGGTTGGTGCAGATACCGCATGGATTATAGTAGCAACGGCGCTGGTGCTGTTCATGACATTGCCGGGGCTGGCGCTGTTTTACGGCGGCTTGGTGCGCGCGCGAAACGTGCTGTCGGTTTTCATGCACTGCTACGCCATTGCCTGTTTGATGAGCGTTTTGTGGCTGGTGGTTGGCTATTCCATCGCGTTTGGCGGCGGCACGTCGGGATACTGGGGCGGGCTGGACAAGATGTTCCTTGCGGGCATTGACGCGGACACGCTGTCGGGCACCCTGCCCGAGGTGCTGTTCTTTGCCTTCCAGATGACCTTCGCCATCATCACCCCCGCGCTGATCGTCGGCGCCTATGTGGAGCGTGTGGGCTTTGGCTTCGTGCTGGTCTTCTCCTCGCTGTGGATGCTTTTGTGCTACGCGCCGGTGGTCCACTGGATCTGGGGCGGCGGCATGATGGCGGATGGCGGCATCTTCGGTGAAACTGGCGTGCGTGACTTCGCGGGCGGCATTGTGGTGCACGAAACCGCCGGTCTGGCGGCCCTCGTGCTGGCCTTCTTCCTTGGTGGGCGCAAAGACAAATCGAAACCGCCGCACAATCCCGGCATGGTGATGATCGGTGCTGCGATGCTTTGGGTCGGCTGGTTCGGCTTCAACGGCGGATCGCAGCTGGCCGCAGACGGAGGTGCCGCCATGGCGCTGACGGTGACCCACATCTCCGCAGCGACCGCGTCGTTGACATGGGCGCTGTGGGAAAAGATCAAATTCGGCAAGGCCTCCCTTGTTGGCCTGGTTACCGGCACCATCGCGGGTCTGGCGTCGATCACCCCGGCATCGGGCTTTGTTGGCCCGGTTGAGGCGCTGGTGATCGGTGCTGTGGCGGGCGTTCTGTGCCAAGAGGCGGTGAACGTGGTGCGCAACATGCTAAAGATCGACGACACGCTGGACGTCTTCGCAGTCCACGGCATCGGCGGCATTTTCGGCACGATCATGATTGCGGTCTTCGGGGCCGGCGCCTGGGCGGCGCAGCTTGGCGGCCTGGCCGTGGTAGGGATTTACACCATTGTTGTGACCGTGGTCCTCGTTAAGCTTGTGGGTCTGGTGACACCGCTGCGCGTGGATGCCGAGGCTGAAACCAACGGTCTGGATCTGTCGCAACATGGCGAACGCGCCTACGACATAACCTCATAG
- a CDS encoding CinA family protein, whose protein sequence is MADAAALLTLARSAGIQIATAESCTGGLIAGALTEVAGSSDVVDRGFVTYSNAAKIQMLGVSPDTLAAHGAVSEEIAKEMADGALANSDAQLAVSVTGIAGPGGSEHKPEGRVCFGLAHQGRATQSETVEFGPLGRAEVRQATIRHALNLMATSLQSAQ, encoded by the coding sequence ATGGCTGATGCGGCGGCCCTCCTCACCCTTGCGCGTTCAGCCGGCATACAAATTGCCACGGCGGAAAGCTGCACCGGCGGGCTTATTGCAGGTGCGCTGACCGAGGTGGCGGGCTCCTCCGACGTGGTTGACCGCGGCTTTGTCACCTATTCCAACGCCGCCAAGATCCAGATGCTGGGGGTAAGCCCCGACACGCTGGCCGCCCATGGGGCGGTGTCCGAGGAGATTGCCAAAGAGATGGCGGACGGCGCCCTTGCCAATTCCGACGCGCAATTGGCGGTCTCAGTTACCGGCATTGCGGGGCCCGGCGGGTCCGAGCATAAGCCGGAGGGGCGCGTTTGCTTTGGTCTTGCCCATCAAGGCCGCGCAACCCAATCCGAAACGGTCGAGTTCGGCCCGCTTGGCCGCGCGGAGGTGCGTCAGGCCACAATACGCCATGCGCTCAATCTGATGGCAACATCGCTGCAAAGCGCTCAATAA
- a CDS encoding phosphatidylglycerophosphatase A — protein MMIAKLIVSVGYVGFLKPASGTWGSLAAVPLAWLVWLIGGWPLLAIGCVAAFLIGWWATGRYIAESDNHDPSEVVIDELAGQWIALLPVAIGATHAGLSFWALWPGIITAFLAFRLFDIWKPGPVGWADRKGDALGVMLDDVIAGIFAALVVMAGAYLFHG, from the coding sequence ATCATGATCGCCAAGCTCATTGTCTCCGTGGGCTATGTCGGCTTCCTCAAGCCCGCCTCCGGCACATGGGGCTCGCTCGCCGCGGTCCCGCTGGCGTGGCTGGTTTGGCTCATCGGTGGCTGGCCTCTTTTGGCCATTGGCTGCGTGGCGGCCTTCCTCATAGGCTGGTGGGCGACCGGCAGGTACATTGCCGAAAGCGACAATCACGACCCGTCCGAGGTGGTCATTGACGAGCTGGCCGGCCAATGGATCGCGCTTCTGCCCGTAGCCATCGGGGCCACCCATGCGGGCCTTTCCTTCTGGGCGCTCTGGCCCGGCATCATCACCGCGTTCCTGGCATTCCGCCTGTTCGACATCTGGAAACCCGGCCCCGTTGGCTGGGCCGACCGCAAAGGCGACGCGCTGGGCGTGATGCTCGATGATGTCATAGCCGGGATATTTGCCGCGCTCGTGGTGATGGCTGGGGCCTACCTCTTCCATGGCTGA
- a CDS encoding VOC family protein yields MALSLHAFTLVVPDYDAAIAFYVGKVGFTLIQDTKLSEAKRWVLIAASADAACHILLARADGAEQQAAIGKQTGGRVGFFLHSDDFDADYARMMAAGVTFEETPRSEPYGKVAVWRDPWGNRWDLLQLT; encoded by the coding sequence GTGGCACTCAGCCTGCACGCATTCACGCTGGTGGTGCCGGATTACGACGCCGCGATTGCGTTCTATGTGGGCAAGGTGGGCTTTACCCTCATTCAAGACACCAAGCTGTCCGAGGCCAAGCGCTGGGTGCTAATCGCCGCATCGGCCGATGCTGCGTGTCACATCCTGCTCGCCCGCGCTGACGGCGCCGAACAACAGGCCGCCATTGGCAAACAAACTGGCGGTCGTGTGGGCTTCTTCCTGCACAGCGATGATTTTGATGCCGACTACGCGCGGATGATGGCCGCAGGCGTCACCTTCGAGGAGACCCCGCGCAGCGAGCCATATGGCAAAGTCGCGGTCTGGCGCGACCCTTGGGGCAACCGCTGGGATCTGTTGCAGCTCACCTAA
- the dusB gene encoding tRNA dihydrouridine synthase DusB, whose protein sequence is MTISLADTDIDLPVFLAPLAGITDLPFRQLVSRFGAGLVVSEMVASQEMVQAKPGVREKAELGFDSANTAVQLAGREAHWMAEAARMVAANGAKIIDINMGCPAKKVVNGYSGSALLKDLDHALGLIEAVVAATELPVTLKTRLGWDDALLNAPELARRAEAAGIQMITIHGRTRCQFYKGHADWAAIAAVKDAVTIPVIANGDITNTASAHDALRLSGADGVMIGRGAQGRPWVLAQVAAELAGTPAAEAPKGQALSELVVTHYEAMLTFYGQALGGRVSRKHLGWYMDVANTPSALRREVLTAKDPARVIVLLPEAMAGQEARAA, encoded by the coding sequence CTGACCATTTCATTGGCAGATACCGACATAGACCTGCCGGTCTTTCTGGCTCCGCTCGCGGGGATCACCGATCTGCCGTTTCGCCAGCTGGTCTCACGCTTCGGAGCCGGGCTCGTCGTGTCGGAAATGGTCGCCAGCCAGGAGATGGTGCAGGCCAAGCCGGGGGTGCGCGAAAAGGCAGAGCTGGGCTTTGACAGCGCCAACACCGCCGTACAGCTGGCGGGTCGGGAGGCCCATTGGATGGCCGAAGCCGCGCGCATGGTGGCGGCGAACGGGGCGAAGATCATCGACATCAACATGGGATGCCCGGCCAAGAAGGTGGTCAACGGTTACAGCGGCTCGGCGCTGTTGAAGGACCTGGACCACGCGCTGGGGCTGATCGAGGCAGTGGTTGCGGCGACCGAGCTGCCAGTGACGTTGAAAACCCGGCTGGGCTGGGATGACGCCCTGCTGAACGCGCCAGAGCTTGCGCGCCGCGCCGAGGCGGCGGGCATTCAAATGATCACGATTCACGGCCGCACCCGCTGCCAGTTTTACAAGGGCCACGCGGATTGGGCGGCCATTGCGGCCGTCAAGGACGCGGTGACCATCCCGGTGATTGCCAATGGTGACATCACCAACACCGCCTCTGCGCACGACGCGTTGCGCCTGTCGGGCGCGGATGGGGTGATGATCGGGCGGGGCGCGCAGGGCCGGCCTTGGGTGCTGGCGCAGGTGGCTGCGGAGTTGGCCGGCACACCGGCAGCGGAGGCACCAAAGGGGCAGGCGCTCAGCGAACTGGTTGTCACACATTACGAGGCGATGTTGACCTTCTACGGTCAGGCGCTGGGGGGGCGTGTGTCGCGCAAACATCTTGGCTGGTACATGGACGTCGCCAATACACCATCTGCCCTGCGCCGCGAGGTTCTGACCGCCAAGGACCCGGCGCGCGTCATCGTGTTACTGCCCGAAGCCATGGCCGGACAAGAGGCACGGGCGGCATGA
- a CDS encoding DUF2852 domain-containing protein, whose product MSTITQSPVRTGPSWFAKAEMWLDERGKGAWIAAMVLGFIFFWPVGLALLAYMIWSKRMFNKSCTTRRKAHSPSYGFKSSGNTAFDSYKADMLKRLEDEQHAFESFLERLRDAKDKQEFDSFMEERAEVATQEPEEKSA is encoded by the coding sequence ATGTCCACCATCACCCAATCCCCCGTCAGAACCGGCCCGAGCTGGTTCGCCAAAGCCGAAATGTGGCTCGACGAGCGCGGCAAAGGCGCCTGGATCGCCGCCATGGTTCTGGGGTTCATCTTCTTCTGGCCGGTTGGCCTCGCCCTTCTTGCCTACATGATCTGGAGCAAACGTATGTTCAACAAATCCTGCACCACCCGCCGCAAAGCCCATAGCCCCTCCTACGGGTTCAAATCCTCCGGCAACACCGCGTTCGACAGCTACAAGGCGGACATGCTGAAACGTCTTGAGGATGAGCAGCACGCCTTTGAAAGCTTCCTTGAGCGCCTGCGTGACGCCAAAGACAAGCAAGAGTTTGACAGCTTCATGGAAGAGCGCGCCGAAGTGGCGACGCAAGAACCAGAAGAAAAGAGCGCCTAA
- a CDS encoding N-acetylmuramoyl-L-alanine amidase has product MKVTNHRLLYSTGKGVPFDETPNKSGTLKGNAPKYVIIHYTAGGSAKGAVNVFNNPAHKASAHIVLGHDGAITQMARFNEKCWHAGKSRWHGISGLNSHSVGIEIANWGWLKGGAGNWRSWTGTRVNDSRVIEARHRNDGVRRGWEIYDEAQIDACVEMVRAIAEAYGLGPQHILGHDDISPGRKQDPGPAWDMDRFRSLVFGRDDEGGDFELTYRVDAKSGLNMRRGPSVAHDAIKKLANGAEVIKVEAEGAWWLVSELKSGEPDDTGWVHSNWLRMG; this is encoded by the coding sequence ATGAAAGTCACCAATCATCGCTTGTTATATTCCACCGGCAAGGGCGTCCCGTTCGACGAAACACCAAACAAAAGCGGCACGCTGAAGGGCAATGCGCCCAAATATGTCATCATCCATTACACCGCGGGCGGCTCTGCCAAGGGCGCGGTCAATGTGTTCAACAATCCGGCGCATAAAGCCTCGGCCCACATTGTGCTTGGCCATGACGGGGCGATCACTCAGATGGCACGTTTCAACGAAAAATGTTGGCACGCAGGCAAAAGCCGTTGGCACGGCATCAGCGGCCTCAACAGCCACTCGGTGGGCATCGAGATCGCCAACTGGGGCTGGCTGAAGGGCGGCGCGGGGAATTGGCGGTCATGGACCGGCACCCGGGTCAACGACAGCCGCGTGATCGAGGCACGGCACCGCAATGACGGCGTAAGGCGCGGATGGGAGATCTACGACGAAGCTCAAATTGACGCCTGTGTCGAAATGGTGCGGGCCATTGCAGAAGCCTATGGACTGGGTCCGCAGCACATTCTGGGGCATGACGATATCTCGCCCGGGCGGAAACAAGATCCCGGCCCGGCTTGGGATATGGACCGTTTCCGGTCGTTGGTCTTTGGCCGCGATGACGAGGGAGGCGATTTCGAGCTGACATACCGGGTCGATGCCAAGTCCGGCCTGAATATGCGCCGTGGTCCCAGCGTTGCCCATGACGCCATCAAGAAGCTGGCCAACGGCGCTGAGGTCATTAAGGTCGAGGCCGAAGGGGCCTGGTGGTTGGTCTCTGAACTCAAAAGCGGAGAGCCGGATGACACAGGTTGGGTACACAGCAATTGGTTGCGGATGGGCTAA
- a CDS encoding arginyltransferase, with protein MRHTLPIAPQFYVTAPQACPYLDGRRERKLFTALQGEHATTLNNTLSKQGFRRSQNVLYRPSCAECSACLSARIRVDDFEPSKSQRRILKRNRVLQREATSPWATEEQYDLFRRYLESRHADGGMADMDIFEFAAMIEETPVKSRVIEYWDRTGDDEELIATCLTDVLDDGLSMVYSFYNPDLARQSLGTYIILDHVRIAQEAGLPYVYLGYWVPGSPKMGYKAGFSALEVFRAGDWHGIKDGDDYAAETHPLAVDPIAEQVARITLPDTRAP; from the coding sequence ATGCGCCATACGCTCCCCATTGCCCCGCAGTTCTATGTAACTGCGCCACAAGCTTGTCCGTATCTTGACGGGCGGCGGGAACGTAAGCTGTTCACCGCGCTTCAAGGCGAACACGCCACCACCTTGAACAACACGCTGTCCAAGCAAGGCTTCCGCCGCTCGCAAAACGTATTGTACCGCCCGTCCTGCGCCGAATGCTCGGCCTGTTTGTCGGCGCGCATCCGGGTGGACGATTTTGAACCGTCCAAATCGCAGCGCCGCATCCTCAAACGCAACCGCGTGTTGCAACGCGAGGCGACCAGCCCTTGGGCCACCGAAGAGCAATACGACCTGTTCCGCCGCTACCTTGAATCGCGCCACGCCGATGGCGGCATGGCAGACATGGATATCTTCGAGTTTGCCGCCATGATCGAGGAAACGCCGGTCAAAAGCCGCGTGATCGAATATTGGGACCGTACCGGCGACGACGAAGAGCTGATCGCCACCTGCCTGACAGATGTGTTGGATGACGGGTTGTCGATGGTCTACTCCTTCTACAACCCAGACCTCGCACGTCAGTCTTTGGGCACATACATCATCCTCGACCATGTGCGCATCGCCCAGGAAGCCGGATTGCCTTACGTCTATCTGGGCTATTGGGTGCCGGGATCACCCAAGATGGGTTACAAGGCCGGGTTCTCTGCCCTCGAGGTGTTCCGCGCCGGTGATTGGCACGGCATCAAGGATGGCGACGACTACGCGGCGGAAACGCACCCGCTGGCGGTTGACCCGATTGCCGAACAGGTCGCGCGCATCACCCTTCCCGACACCCGCGCCCCGTAA
- a CDS encoding RDD family protein, whose translation MTDTHLPDPVTQAAFYAGIPTKRLLAWIVDVILIGLLTAVVATLPLFIGWFFFPLLFLVLSFAYRVVTISANSATWGMRLFNVELRNREGQTLDGSEALLHTAAYMIASAFFIPQVISITLMLINPRAQGLHDLLCGTAAINKPSRY comes from the coding sequence ATGACAGACACCCATCTTCCCGACCCCGTGACCCAGGCCGCCTTCTATGCGGGCATCCCGACCAAGCGCCTGCTGGCGTGGATCGTGGACGTCATCTTGATCGGGCTGCTGACAGCCGTGGTGGCGACATTGCCGCTGTTCATTGGCTGGTTCTTTTTCCCGCTGCTCTTTTTGGTGCTCAGCTTTGCCTACCGTGTGGTGACCATCTCCGCCAATTCCGCGACCTGGGGCATGCGGCTGTTCAACGTAGAGCTGCGTAACCGCGAGGGCCAGACGCTAGACGGGTCAGAGGCGCTGCTGCATACGGCGGCCTACATGATCGCTTCGGCCTTCTTCATCCCGCAGGTGATTTCGATCACGCTGATGCTGATCAACCCCCGTGCCCAAGGTCTGCATGACCTGCTCTGCGGCACTGCGGCCATCAACAAACCGTCGCGTTATTAG
- a CDS encoding response regulator, producing the protein MDGTVLVADDDRTIRTVLTQALTRAGCKVHATSSLTTLMRWVGEGKGDLVISDVMMPDGNGIEALPDILELRPQLPVIVISAQNTITTAIAANEADAYDYLPKPFDLPDLMKRANRALERKRTTIRPVATEQGADTGEELPLIGRTPAMQALYKLVAQVVNTELPVMIAGESGTGKSLIARAIHDFSDRRTLPFVTATPNDLVDIEGPATILSRAKGGSILFDEVGDLDADAQARVVRMLDSLTDDAPRVMATSQQGLMEKLESGDLRQDLFYRLTGVTLSIPSLRERVDDIPLLAEHFLTKAERDGAPHRALGKAALEMIRAYSWPGNVRQLENTVRRLIVTSTEEEIGRSDVELVLGNQPEIEPLIGGGDTEKLSASVAKHLRRYFDLHGGVLPPPGLYARILREVELPLLEIALDATAGNQAKCADLLGINRNTLRKKVTDLDIRVTRRRKLM; encoded by the coding sequence ATGGACGGCACAGTTCTGGTCGCGGATGACGACCGCACAATCCGCACGGTTCTAACCCAGGCGCTGACACGCGCGGGGTGCAAAGTGCACGCGACGTCGTCACTGACCACGTTGATGCGCTGGGTGGGCGAGGGCAAGGGGGACCTTGTGATCTCGGACGTCATGATGCCGGACGGAAACGGCATCGAGGCGCTGCCCGACATATTGGAACTACGGCCACAGCTGCCCGTCATCGTGATCTCGGCGCAAAACACGATTACAACCGCGATCGCGGCCAATGAGGCGGATGCCTACGATTATCTGCCCAAACCCTTCGACCTGCCTGACCTGATGAAACGGGCCAACCGGGCGCTGGAACGCAAACGCACGACAATCCGCCCTGTGGCCACCGAACAGGGGGCCGACACGGGGGAAGAGCTTCCGCTGATCGGGCGCACCCCTGCAATGCAGGCGCTCTACAAACTGGTCGCTCAGGTCGTGAACACCGAGCTGCCGGTGATGATCGCGGGCGAAAGCGGCACCGGCAAAAGCCTGATCGCACGCGCCATCCACGATTTCAGCGACCGGCGGACTTTGCCATTCGTGACCGCCACGCCGAATGATCTCGTCGATATTGAAGGTCCAGCGACGATCCTCAGCCGCGCCAAGGGTGGCTCCATCCTGTTTGACGAGGTCGGCGATCTTGACGCGGACGCGCAGGCGCGGGTGGTGCGGATGCTCGACAGTCTGACAGATGACGCGCCACGCGTCATGGCGACCAGCCAGCAGGGTCTGATGGAAAAGCTGGAATCGGGCGATCTGCGGCAGGACCTGTTCTACCGCCTGACCGGGGTCACCCTCTCGATCCCCTCACTGCGCGAACGGGTCGATGATATTCCCCTTTTGGCCGAACATTTCCTGACAAAGGCAGAGCGGGACGGCGCGCCGCACAGAGCCTTGGGCAAAGCGGCGTTGGAGATGATCCGCGCCTATAGCTGGCCGGGCAATGTACGCCAGCTGGAAAACACCGTGCGCCGTCTGATTGTCACCTCGACCGAGGAAGAAATCGGGCGATCGGATGTGGAACTGGTCTTGGGCAACCAGCCCGAAATCGAGCCGCTGATCGGCGGCGGGGACACGGAAAAGCTATCGGCGTCGGTGGCCAAGCATCTGCGGCGGTACTTTGATCTGCATGGCGGGGTGTTGCCGCCACCCGGGCTATACGCCCGCATTCTGCGAGAGGTGGAGCTGCCGTTGCTGGAAATCGCTTTGGATGCCACGGCAGGAAATCAGGCTAAATGTGCCGATCTACTTGGCATCAACCGCAATACCTTGAGAAAAAAGGTCACCGACCTCGATATTCGCGTGACTCGGCGCCGTAAATTGATGTAA
- a CDS encoding ATP-binding protein, whose amino-acid sequence MSEVFFDTLWTSLPLPALVIDGDNMITQVNTAMETFLNLSARSMLAAPVWDKLHVNAPLDDAVTRIRRDDAPLFVNNVDVGSGERPPVQCNIQFSTLVDRPGFILILMKPRELSDKMGQALQSKSAAKSAIGMAEMLAHEIKNPLAGITGAAQLLSMGLEPQDQELTDLIVAETRRIVKLLEQVEQFGNLRPPARKAVNLHDILDRARKSAAVGFAAHMKIAEDFDPSLPPTFADTDQLVQVFLNLLKNASEANPAGGTITMRSFYEQSVRVQRPDGQRVAVPLNVEIIDDGPGLPDHLASDIFEPFVSGRENGTGLGLALVSKIVSENDGWIAVSSVPGRTVFRISLPVASKED is encoded by the coding sequence ATGAGCGAGGTATTCTTTGACACGTTGTGGACCTCGCTTCCATTGCCGGCGCTGGTGATTGACGGCGACAACATGATCACGCAGGTCAATACCGCGATGGAGACGTTTTTGAACCTCTCTGCCCGCTCGATGCTTGCGGCGCCGGTTTGGGACAAGCTGCATGTCAACGCGCCGCTGGACGACGCGGTCACCCGCATCCGCCGCGATGACGCGCCGCTATTTGTCAACAATGTGGATGTCGGGTCCGGCGAGCGGCCGCCGGTGCAGTGCAACATCCAGTTCTCAACGCTGGTCGACCGACCGGGATTCATTCTGATCTTGATGAAACCCCGCGAGCTGTCCGACAAGATGGGGCAGGCACTGCAGTCGAAATCGGCCGCAAAATCGGCCATCGGCATGGCTGAGATGCTGGCCCACGAAATCAAGAACCCGCTGGCAGGCATCACCGGCGCGGCGCAGCTTTTGTCGATGGGGTTGGAGCCACAGGATCAGGAGCTGACCGACCTGATCGTGGCGGAGACCCGTCGCATCGTGAAGCTGCTGGAGCAGGTCGAGCAATTCGGCAACCTGCGCCCTCCGGCACGCAAGGCGGTCAACCTGCACGACATTCTCGACCGTGCCCGCAAATCGGCGGCAGTGGGCTTTGCCGCCCATATGAAGATTGCCGAGGATTTCGACCCCTCGCTGCCGCCAACATTTGCCGATACCGATCAGCTGGTGCAGGTCTTCCTCAACCTTCTGAAAAACGCCAGCGAGGCCAACCCGGCCGGCGGCACCATCACCATGCGCAGCTTCTATGAGCAGTCCGTGCGGGTGCAGCGCCCCGACGGGCAGCGTGTCGCCGTGCCGCTGAATGTTGAAATCATAGATGACGGGCCGGGCCTGCCGGATCATTTGGCCAGCGACATATTCGAGCCGTTTGTCTCAGGGCGGGAGAACGGCACCGGCCTGGGTTTGGCCCTTGTTTCAAAGATTGTATCGGAAAATGACGGGTGGATCGCGGTTTCCAGTGTGCCAGGGCGCACGGTTTTCCGCATCTCGCTGCCTGTTGCATCAAAGGAGGACTAA